The genome window TATTATTTTTATCTGCATTTTCAGACTTTTGAGCCATACATCATCCTTAAATATTAGAATGAAATGATCCAAAACAAGTATCGGTTAAATTGTTTTAGTATCTATAAAAATGAAGAGGGATCTACATCAATTTTACAATGCCCTATCAATTCTTTGTCATTAAAAAAAGAATTAGGAAATAAATAAAAAGGATGAATTTCTTTAATAGAACTAATACATAACTGAATGCGATAAGAATTATTAATTTTTTCGATTACTGCAGGATAGGGGCCAGCTAGTCTTATAGAGTTCATAGCAAATTTTTGCTCCTGCCAAAACTGAATTAAAATTCCTTTTACTTTATTTGCAAGGTTATCAACTTTATCTTTATTTTTTCCATTAATTTCGATAAGAATTTGTCTTGAAAATGGGGGATGAAAACCATACTTTCTTAATGTCAATTCTCTGTTAAAAAATTCATCACTATTATTTGTAAGAGCAAAATCAATGATTGGATGACCTGTTATTAAAGATTGTAGAACCACTGTACCAGATTTTTCTCCCCTTGCTGCTCTGCCCATTGCTTGATTTAGCAATTGAAACGTCCTTTCACCTGAACGAAAGTCAGGGAGAAAAAGCGCATCTTCAACATGCAAAACAACAACTAAAGTTACTAATGGGAAATCATGTCCTTTAGCCAACATTTGGGTACCAACTAAACAATCTGTTTTATGTGTACGAAAATCTTCTAAAATCTGGTTTAATTTTGAATTACTTGTAAGAACATCTCTGTCTAAACGAGCAATTTTTAAATCAGGAATTTTTTCTTTTATTAATTCCTCAATTTGTTGAGTCCCTACTCCTTTAAAAATAAATTTATTTGCATGGCAAGTGGGGCAGTTATTTCTTATTTGTTCTTTAAAACCACAATAGTGACAAATTTCAATTTTACCTTTTTGATGTAAAGTTGTTGTTACTGAACATTTCGGGCATTTTAGTGGTGATGCACATTGGCTACAAACGGCAAAATTAACATAACCTCTTCTATTTAAAATTATAATACTTTGTTCATTAAGTTCTTTTTTACGATTTAAAAATTCATATACTTCAGGACAAATAACATCTTCAGAAAATGTTACTTGTGAAGATTTTAAAGCGGTCAAGGAATTCTTTTTATTTCTATCTAGTTGAAGATATTTTTTACTATCAATAATTACATGATCAACTTTTTGTTTCGAAAATTTTTGGGTTAATTTATAGTAGTAATATTTTTTAAGTGTAACATTATACATAGAATCTACT of Pigmentibacter sp. JX0631 contains these proteins:
- the priA gene encoding primosomal protein N'; amino-acid sequence: MLSEGMNRAGNMASELGKIKFGKFGVVGSTGLLLTYSIPINLFDIIEGTFCLVPMRSGKNIKIYVAIFLEFCEEPSFVCQSIIQEVPYTRHLSKQYISYLLWISEYYLHPIEKIIPLIAPQFLWNTTKHNILFKRISNYIKCIQKEEYTLIYNQKKEKLKGEIQYPKRDEIHLNKEQSEVYENLITLNEGVVLLHGVTGSGKTEIYLKYAQYILSKQKTVLILVPEISLTPQMTSRFRALFGLDLAIVHSGLTNLEYEIEWFKIHLGLAKVVLGVRTSIFSSIQNLGLIIIDEEHDSSYKSQDSVAYHARDLAIVRSKKEKAVCILGSATPSVDSMYNVTLKKYYYYKLTQKFSKQKVDHVIIDSKKYLQLDRNKKNSLTALKSSQVTFSEDVICPEVYEFLNRKKELNEQSIIILNRRGYVNFAVCSQCASPLKCPKCSVTTTLHQKGKIEICHYCGFKEQIRNNCPTCHANKFIFKGVGTQQIEELIKEKIPDLKIARLDRDVLTSNSKLNQILEDFRTHKTDCLVGTQMLAKGHDFPLVTLVVVLHVEDALFLPDFRSGERTFQLLNQAMGRAARGEKSGTVVLQSLITGHPIIDFALTNNSDEFFNRELTLRKYGFHPPFSRQILIEINGKNKDKVDNLANKVKGILIQFWQEQKFAMNSIRLAGPYPAVIEKINNSYRIQLCISSIKEIHPFYLFPNSFFNDKELIGHCKIDVDPSSFL